Part of the uncultured Desulfobacter sp. genome, TTTTAGGGCGTTTCCAAAGATCAAATATTTTTTGACATCCTGAACTGCTACAAACAGGCCACGAGGACAAAAAAACATAGACATATTCATATATACAATAAAAATACAAAAATGCATTCATAGAAGGGCTATAACGAAACATATGTGTAATAAAATTTCAAAAATTCATAAGCCTTCCAAATAATAAAACACCCACAACCATTCCCATGCCGCCGAAATAAAAAATAATAGCCTATAAATTCAATGGGTAGCGGAAACACGAAACAAAAAAAATTATTTCTTTTTTAGTATTGGCTTAGTTGTTGCGTAAGAGGTTTGCACTTGTAAGTGACAGGAGCGCTGCTTCAGGTACTCCGCCATAAATTAATTAAGAATAAAAAAGATTGGACTTAACATGAATTGTAAACGTTTTTCCCACAGATTATTGTTTACCGCTTTTGCATTTTTTTGCTGCATAACCATGGTCTCCTCGGCGTTGGCCAAAGAGACCATTAAAATTGGGGTACTTCACTCCTTGTCCGGCACCATGGCCATCAGCGAGACCACATTAAAAGACACGATTTTGATGCTGGTGGACGAACAAAACAAAAAAGGCGGCCTTCTGGGCAAACAAATTGAAGCCGTCGTGGTTGACCCCGCCTCCAACTGGCCGCTGTTTGCCGAAAAGGCAAGGGAGCTGATCGAAAAGGACAAAGTGGCCGCCGTGTTTGGATGCTGGACTTCCGTATCCAGAAAATCGGTCCTCCCCGTGTTTGAAGAGCTGAACAATCTGCTGTTCTACCCGGTTCAATATGAGGGGGAAGAGTCATCCAAAAATGTATTCTATACCGGTGCAGCCCCGAACCAGCAGGCCATCCCCGCCGTTGACTATCTGATGAATGAGATCGGCGTAAAACGCTGGGTTCTTGCCGGAACCGACTATGTCTACCCCAGAACCACCAACAAAATCCTCCAGGCGTACCTGAAAAGCAAAGGGGTGGCCGATGCCGACATCATGATCAACTATACCCCCTTTGGCCACTCTGACTGGCAGTCCATTGTTGCCGACATCAAAAAATTCGGCGCCGCCGGCAAAAAAACCGCTGTGGTATCCACCATCAACGGCGACGCCAACGTCCCCTTTTACAAAGAGCTTGGTAACCAGGGCGTCACCGCAGACAACATCCCGGTCGTTGCCTTTTCCGTGGGAGAAGAAGAGCTCTCCGGCATCGATACCAAACCGCTGGTGGGCCATCTTGCCGCCTGGAACTACTTCATGAGTGTTGACGATCCTGCCAATGATGAATTCATTGAAAACTGGCATAAATTTATCAAAAACGACAAACAGGTCACCAATGACCCCATGGAAGCGCACTATATCGGTTTCAACATGTGGGTCAAAGCCGTTGAAAAAGCCGGCACCACTGCTCCTGACGCAGTCCAGGATGCCATCATCGGCGTGACTGTTCCCAACCTGACCGGCGGTTACTCCGCCATGATGCCCAACCATCACATCACCAAACCCGTTCTCATCGGAGAAATCCAGGACGACGGTCAGTTTGAAGTGGTTTGGCAGACTCCCGGGTTAGTGGTTGGTGATGCATGGTCAGACTTTCTGCCCGGCTCCAAAGACCTGATCTCCGACTGGCGGGCACCTTTGAAAAACGGCAACTTTAAGGTCACCAAATAACCTGCCGGTATCTTCGTTGACCTGGCTCATAGCTCAGGCAGAAGGAATACATTATTCCTTCTGCCAACTTCCCAACATACCATAAACGCAGCACCTGCCCCTCTTTTGGCAGGCACCTGACACATTTGGCAAAATATTTTCCCTAGGGGTTAAGTTCTGATATGTTTACTTTCCCAAACAAGCGTTTTTCCACCCTGCTTTTTACCCTGGCGTTTGCAATGCTCACGGTATGCTTTGCGGTTCATATCCCCAATGCAGCGGCCGGTGACTTTGATGAAGGCCTTAAAAAGCTGACCCAGAGAAATTTCAACCGCAAGATCCAGGGACTTGAGCAGATCTTTCAAAGCAAAGATCCCCAGGTGGAAAAACTTTTCTCCGCACTGCTTGACGGCGATCTTTATTACACCAAAATCGGAAAAGAAGTGGTATATGCCTCAGAAAAAGAGGATGGATATACCACCACCGGCGTGCTGTCAAACGATGAAACGCAACAGGTCGGCAGCAGACACATTAAAAAAATCGGCATCAACAATAAGATCAGAAAAAAGCTGAAAGGCTGGCTTTCACTGCTTCAGCTCTACCATGGCACGCCCCGGGAACGGGCCGATGCCGTTTACCGAATCCTTGGGATGTTAAATCCGGAGATGGTAGAGGCTCTGAAAGGTCTTTACAATGAAGAGCCCGATGGACCTTTAAAACAAGCGCTTGCAACAGCCATTGCCCTGGATACCCTTGGGACCGGAGACAAAGCTGCAAAATTATCAGCTCTGTCCCAATTGGAAGGCAGCCTTCAACCGGCCGTCAAAAACGGGGTGATCAAAGTTTTGGACAAAGAAAAGAACGGGGACGTTCAAAAACAAGCCCAGAAAACCCTCCAGCGCATTGAGTCAAAAATTGCATTTTACGGATTTTTAGAGACCCTCTTTTTTGGGCTGAGCGCGGGTTCCATCCTGGTCCTTGCAGCCATCGGCCTGGCCATTACCTTCGGGGTGATCGGCGTAATCAACATGGCCCACGGCGAACTGATCATGATCGGGGCCTATACCACCTGGGTGATCCAGCAGATGCTGCCCAACCACCTGGGACTTGCCATCGGCCTGGCCGTGCCGGGTGCATTTTTAGTCTCCGCGCTGGCCGGCATTGCCATTGAACGGTCCATCATCCGGTTTCTTTACGGACGCCCCCTTGAAACATTGCTGGCAACATTCGGCGTCAGCCTGGTGCTCCAGCAGGCGGTCCGGTCCATATTTTCGCCGCTGAACCGGGCGGTGAGCACACCTGAGTGGATGAGCGGCTCCCTGGTGTTAAATCCGGTACTCTCCCTGACCATGAACCGCATTGTCATCTTCTTTTTCTGCCTGTTTGTGTTTGGGGCCCTGTTTTTGATCATGAAAAAAACATCCCTTGGCCTTCAGGTCCGGGCGGTTTCCCAGAACCGGACCATGGCCAGGGCCATGGGGGTACCCGCCTCCCGGGTCGATGCCCTGACCTTCGGGCTGGGATCAGGCATTGCAGGCGTGGCCGGGGTGGCCCTGAGCCAGCTGACCAATGTCGGTCCCAATCTTGGCCAGGCCTATATCATTGACTCGTTCATGGTCGTGGTGTTCGGCGGCGTGGGGAATCTTTGGGGAACCATGCTTGCCGGCCTGACGCTTGGCACAGCCAACAAATTCATTGAACCCTTTTCCGGCGCCGTGCTGGCCAAAATCATTGTGCTGGTGTTCATTATTCTATTTATTCAAAAACGCCCCCAGGGGCTTTTCCCCCAGAAAGGGAGGGCAGCAGGCTAAGTTATGAAACGTTTATCCTTTATTTTTGACGACAAGCTGGGTCTTCCGCTGCTCCTGGCATTGGGCGCCGCCATGGTCCTGGTGCCGACGCTGAACCTGATGGTGCCGGAAACAAGTTTCTTCCATGTCTCCACATTTACCATGTCCCTGTGGGGAAAATACCTGACCTATGCCCTGCTGGCCCTTGCGGTGGATATTGTGTGGGGGTATTTAGGGATTTTAAGCCTGGGCCATGGGGTCTTCTTTGGACTGGGCGGCTATGCCATGGGCATGTATCTCATGCGCCAGATCGGTACACGGGGCGAATACGGCCACCCCATTCTCCCGGATTTCATGGTATTTTTGAACTGGGACAAACTGCCCTGGTTCTGGCACGGGTTTGACATGTTCCCCTTTGCTGCGGTCATGATTGTGCTGGTCCCCTGTCTGCTAGCCTTTGTATTCGGATGGTTTGCCTTTAAATCACGGGTCACAGGGGTGTATCTGTCCATCATCACCCAGGCATTGACCTTTTCGGTCATGCTCGCCTTTTTCAGAAACGAAATGGGATTCGGCGGCAACAACGGCCTGACCGATTTTAAGGATCTTTTAGGATTCTCGCTGCTCAATGATGGGGCCAAGGCTGCGCTTTTTGCGGTTACGGCAGGGATTTTAATTCTTGCCTATATTGCCTGCCGGCATCTGGTCTCTTCCAAACTTGGACGGGTTCTGGCAGCCATACGGGATGCCGAGGACCGGGTGAGATTTTTCGGGTATAATGTTGAAAACGTAAAACTGTGGATCTTTGTCTTTTCCGCCGGCCTTGCCGGCATTGCCGGAGCCCTGTATGTACCCCAGGTGGGTATCATCAATCCATCGGAATTCTCCCCGCTCAACTCCATTGAAATTGTGGTCTGGGTGGCCGTGGGCGGCAGGGGTACCCTGTACGGCGCGGTTGCAGGCGCCCTTGCGGTCAACTGGGCCAAAAGTTATCTGACCGGTGCCCTGCCCGATGCCTGGCTCTTTGCCCTGGGCGCGCTTTTTATTGTGGTAACGATTTTTCTTCCCAAGGGGATTGCAGGCCTGATCCGGCTTAAAAAGGAGGCGGCATGATTCAACCGTTAAAAGCCTTCCGGGAATTCTGGCCCAGGGATCGCGTGTTCGATTTTTTAATTCCCGACGTCCCGCCCGTTCTGGACACCAGTCACAAGGTCATTCTCTATCTTGAGGGGATCAGCGTCAGCTTTGACGGGTTTAAAGCCATTAACGACCTGAACCTCTATGTGGATGAAGGGGAACTGCGCTGCATCATCGGCCCCAACGGTGCCGGGAAGACCACCATGATGGATATCATCACAGGTAAAACCCAGCCCGATTCCGGTGTTGCCTGGTTCGGCCAGACCATCAACCTGTTACAGCACACGGAACCTGAAATTGCAGAGGCCGGCATCGGCAGAAAATTTCAAAAACCCACCGTATTTGAAGAGCATACCGTTTATGAGAATCTTGAGCTTGCCATGGCAGCGGACAAGCGGGTACTTCCCACGCTGTTCTCAACACTCACGGGCGAACAGCGGGACATGATCGATCAGACCCTTGAAATTGTCGGTCTTTCAGAAGCGTTTAGAATACGGGCAGGCGCCCTTTCCCACGGCCAGAAACAATGGCTTGAGATCGGGATG contains:
- the urtA gene encoding urea ABC transporter substrate-binding protein codes for the protein MNCKRFSHRLLFTAFAFFCCITMVSSALAKETIKIGVLHSLSGTMAISETTLKDTILMLVDEQNKKGGLLGKQIEAVVVDPASNWPLFAEKARELIEKDKVAAVFGCWTSVSRKSVLPVFEELNNLLFYPVQYEGEESSKNVFYTGAAPNQQAIPAVDYLMNEIGVKRWVLAGTDYVYPRTTNKILQAYLKSKGVADADIMINYTPFGHSDWQSIVADIKKFGAAGKKTAVVSTINGDANVPFYKELGNQGVTADNIPVVAFSVGEEELSGIDTKPLVGHLAAWNYFMSVDDPANDEFIENWHKFIKNDKQVTNDPMEAHYIGFNMWVKAVEKAGTTAPDAVQDAIIGVTVPNLTGGYSAMMPNHHITKPVLIGEIQDDGQFEVVWQTPGLVVGDAWSDFLPGSKDLISDWRAPLKNGNFKVTK
- the urtB gene encoding urea ABC transporter permease subunit UrtB; its protein translation is MFTFPNKRFSTLLFTLAFAMLTVCFAVHIPNAAAGDFDEGLKKLTQRNFNRKIQGLEQIFQSKDPQVEKLFSALLDGDLYYTKIGKEVVYASEKEDGYTTTGVLSNDETQQVGSRHIKKIGINNKIRKKLKGWLSLLQLYHGTPRERADAVYRILGMLNPEMVEALKGLYNEEPDGPLKQALATAIALDTLGTGDKAAKLSALSQLEGSLQPAVKNGVIKVLDKEKNGDVQKQAQKTLQRIESKIAFYGFLETLFFGLSAGSILVLAAIGLAITFGVIGVINMAHGELIMIGAYTTWVIQQMLPNHLGLAIGLAVPGAFLVSALAGIAIERSIIRFLYGRPLETLLATFGVSLVLQQAVRSIFSPLNRAVSTPEWMSGSLVLNPVLSLTMNRIVIFFFCLFVFGALFLIMKKTSLGLQVRAVSQNRTMARAMGVPASRVDALTFGLGSGIAGVAGVALSQLTNVGPNLGQAYIIDSFMVVVFGGVGNLWGTMLAGLTLGTANKFIEPFSGAVLAKIIVLVFIILFIQKRPQGLFPQKGRAAG
- the urtC gene encoding urea ABC transporter permease subunit UrtC, with protein sequence MKRLSFIFDDKLGLPLLLALGAAMVLVPTLNLMVPETSFFHVSTFTMSLWGKYLTYALLALAVDIVWGYLGILSLGHGVFFGLGGYAMGMYLMRQIGTRGEYGHPILPDFMVFLNWDKLPWFWHGFDMFPFAAVMIVLVPCLLAFVFGWFAFKSRVTGVYLSIITQALTFSVMLAFFRNEMGFGGNNGLTDFKDLLGFSLLNDGAKAALFAVTAGILILAYIACRHLVSSKLGRVLAAIRDAEDRVRFFGYNVENVKLWIFVFSAGLAGIAGALYVPQVGIINPSEFSPLNSIEIVVWVAVGGRGTLYGAVAGALAVNWAKSYLTGALPDAWLFALGALFIVVTIFLPKGIAGLIRLKKEAA
- the urtD gene encoding urea ABC transporter ATP-binding protein UrtD gives rise to the protein MIQPLKAFREFWPRDRVFDFLIPDVPPVLDTSHKVILYLEGISVSFDGFKAINDLNLYVDEGELRCIIGPNGAGKTTMMDIITGKTQPDSGVAWFGQTINLLQHTEPEIAEAGIGRKFQKPTVFEEHTVYENLELAMAADKRVLPTLFSTLTGEQRDMIDQTLEIVGLSEAFRIRAGALSHGQKQWLEIGMLLMQKPVLMLVDEPVAGMTRQEMEKTAELLTSLAGQRSIIVVEHDMDFVRSIAKKVTVLHQGSILAEGNMDEIQNNQKVREVYLGE